The following proteins come from a genomic window of Geminicoccaceae bacterium SCSIO 64248:
- a CDS encoding transglycosylase SLT domain-containing protein → MRVFVLAVLITLALVPEAVASDGRRCADAVLRAEGRYGLPRGLLQAIALTETGRRIEGELTAWPWAINVEGAGHWFDGRTQAQSHVARLLAQGVRSIDVGCMQINLRWHPDAFAGLDEAFDPSANAAYAARYLVALHAETGDWLSAAGRYHSADPTRAQGYRERVARNWEAVIERPDAVILPEAPGRIAYAAADAPIAGGRGPLLAGALGRALVEPGSGPARALVPMALDHDLIALPAASGGIWRRP, encoded by the coding sequence ATGCGCGTCTTCGTGCTCGCGGTTCTCATCACCCTGGCTCTCGTTCCGGAAGCCGTCGCGAGCGACGGCCGGCGCTGCGCCGACGCCGTGCTGCGGGCGGAAGGCCGCTACGGCCTGCCGCGCGGCCTGCTCCAGGCGATCGCGCTGACCGAGACCGGCCGGCGCATCGAAGGCGAGCTGACCGCCTGGCCCTGGGCGATCAACGTCGAGGGCGCCGGACACTGGTTCGATGGCCGGACCCAGGCGCAGAGCCACGTCGCGCGCCTGCTGGCGCAGGGCGTGCGCAGCATCGATGTCGGGTGCATGCAGATCAACCTGCGCTGGCATCCGGACGCCTTCGCCGGCCTGGACGAGGCGTTCGACCCCTCGGCCAACGCCGCCTACGCCGCCCGTTACCTCGTCGCCCTCCATGCCGAGACCGGCGACTGGCTGTCGGCGGCCGGCCGCTACCATTCGGCCGATCCGACCCGCGCCCAAGGCTATCGCGAGCGTGTTGCCCGCAACTGGGAGGCGGTGATCGAGCGCCCGGACGCCGTGATCCTGCCCGAGGCGCCCGGCCGGATCGCCTACGCCGCCGCCGACGCGCCGATCGCCGGCGGTCGCGGCCCGCTCCTGGCCGGCGCGCTCGGCCGCGCCCTGGTCGAGCCCGGCAGCGGCCCTGCCCGCGCGCTGGTTCCCATGGCGCTCGACCACGACCTGATCGCCCTGCCCGCCGCCTCCGGCGGCATCTGGAGACGGCCATGA
- the fliQ gene encoding flagellar biosynthesis protein FliQ has translation MSASAILDISRDAVWLVLVLGGPVMLVALVIGTIVGLFQALTSIQEMTLTFAPKLIAILATLWLLGDFVAAGLQDFLHGPILDALGRI, from the coding sequence ATGAGCGCCAGCGCCATTCTCGACATCAGCCGCGACGCGGTGTGGCTGGTCCTCGTCCTGGGCGGACCGGTCATGCTGGTGGCGCTCGTGATCGGCACGATCGTCGGCCTGTTCCAGGCGCTCACTTCGATCCAGGAGATGACGCTGACCTTCGCGCCGAAGCTGATCGCCATCCTGGCGACGCTCTGGCTGCTCGGCGATTTCGTCGCGGCGGGCCTGCAGGATTTCCTGCACGGCCCGATCCTCGACGCGCTCGGCCGGATCTGA
- a CDS encoding flagellar hook-basal body complex protein FliE: protein MDIPVSRALAGYAKAPSAAPASAGGDKEQGGFAGFMADAARTGIETLQASEAMSVQAALGTADAQSVVEAVAAAELTLQTVTAVRDRVVEAYQDLIRMPI from the coding sequence ATGGACATCCCGGTTTCACGCGCCTTGGCCGGCTACGCCAAGGCTCCGTCGGCCGCGCCGGCATCCGCCGGCGGCGACAAGGAGCAGGGCGGCTTCGCCGGCTTCATGGCCGACGCGGCCCGGACCGGCATCGAGACGCTCCAGGCCAGCGAGGCGATGAGCGTCCAGGCCGCGCTGGGCACCGCCGACGCCCAAAGCGTGGTCGAGGCGGTCGCCGCGGCCGAGCTCACCCTGCAGACCGTGACCGCGGTCCGCGACCGGGTGGTCGAGGCCTATCAAGACCTGATCCGCATGCCGATCTGA
- the flgC gene encoding flagellar basal body rod protein FlgC, which produces MTDPFTTALGTSASAMRAQGTRIRIVTENIANADTPGFQRKQLSFEASGDTRKPGVDIKRIFADDAPLRQSYEPGHPLADANGYVLSSNVNPLIELADFRQAQRSYEASTSMFEQARSLYQRTIDLLRR; this is translated from the coding sequence ATGACCGATCCCTTCACCACCGCCCTGGGCACATCGGCAAGCGCCATGCGCGCCCAGGGCACGCGCATCCGGATCGTGACCGAGAACATCGCCAACGCCGACACGCCGGGCTTCCAGCGCAAGCAGCTGAGCTTCGAGGCGAGCGGCGACACGCGAAAGCCGGGCGTCGACATCAAGCGGATCTTCGCCGACGACGCGCCGCTGCGGCAGAGCTACGAGCCCGGCCATCCGCTGGCCGACGCCAACGGCTACGTGCTGTCCTCCAACGTCAACCCGCTGATCGAGCTCGCCGATTTCCGGCAGGCGCAGCGCTCCTACGAAGCGTCCACCAGCATGTTCGAGCAGGCGCGCTCCCTCTACCAGCGCACCATCGACCTCTTGCGCCGCTAG
- a CDS encoding flagellar basal body protein, with product MLNRLPVFALTSARQAHATARNSVLTGNIANADTPGFKARDLDAFDPARALAGRSSEPAVATRPGHSRATLADDGRFASHEAATGEESPDGNTVSIEEQMVVAAQNRGVFDLASSLYAKNLAMLRIAIGKDR from the coding sequence ATGCTGAACCGCCTGCCCGTCTTCGCGCTGACCTCCGCCCGCCAGGCCCACGCCACGGCGCGCAATTCCGTCCTGACCGGCAACATCGCCAACGCCGACACACCGGGCTTCAAGGCGCGCGATCTCGACGCCTTCGACCCGGCGCGCGCGCTGGCCGGCCGGTCGTCCGAGCCGGCGGTGGCGACCCGACCGGGGCACAGCCGGGCCACCCTCGCGGACGACGGCCGCTTCGCCAGCCACGAGGCCGCCACCGGGGAAGAATCCCCGGACGGCAACACCGTGTCGATCGAGGAGCAGATGGTGGTCGCCGCGCAGAACCGCGGCGTCTTCGACCTGGCGAGCAGCCTCTACGCCAAGAACCTGGCCATGCTCCGCATCGCCATCGGCAAGGACCGCTAA
- a CDS encoding FliI/YscN family ATPase, with translation MTSLRAAASALDALAPVRVSGRVTAVRGGLVEASGLAGLVAVGSACRVARTGGEWVAGEVVGMQGQATVLALHGHPAGLAADAAVELVASAEPRPCDAWLGRVIDAFARPLDDAGPLPQGPAPYALRATPPPALARRTQGPKVATGVRVLDTFLPLCRGQRIGLFAGSGVGKSTLMAMLARHVAADVVVIGLIGERGKEVSAFLEDTLGADGLARAVVVVSTSDQPPLTKRRAAQTTLAVAEYFRDRGHHVLCLLDSVTRYAEAQREIGLAAGEPPTTRAFPPSTFSEMAALLERAGPGARASADGDITAVFTVLVQGGDMEEPVADNVRAILDGHVVLERAIAERGRFPAIDVLKSVSRALPGCHGERENALIRAARRHLAHYDSMATMIRLGAYQAGSDAATDAAIRIVPVVEAFLGQAIEEATPPPESFERLGALLEDDGA, from the coding sequence ATGACCTCCTTGCGCGCCGCGGCTTCCGCCCTCGATGCCCTCGCGCCTGTCCGGGTGAGCGGCCGGGTGACCGCTGTTCGTGGCGGCCTGGTCGAGGCGAGTGGCCTTGCCGGCCTGGTCGCGGTCGGCTCCGCCTGCCGGGTGGCGCGAACCGGCGGGGAATGGGTCGCCGGCGAGGTGGTTGGCATGCAGGGCCAGGCCACGGTCCTCGCTTTGCACGGCCATCCCGCCGGCCTTGCTGCCGATGCCGCCGTCGAGCTCGTCGCGTCGGCCGAGCCCCGGCCGTGCGACGCTTGGCTGGGCCGCGTGATCGACGCGTTCGCCCGGCCGCTGGACGATGCCGGGCCCCTGCCGCAGGGGCCCGCGCCCTATGCCCTGCGTGCGACGCCGCCGCCGGCGCTCGCCCGGCGCACGCAGGGCCCGAAGGTCGCCACGGGCGTGCGCGTGCTCGACACCTTCCTGCCGCTCTGCCGCGGCCAGCGCATCGGCCTGTTCGCCGGCTCGGGCGTCGGCAAGTCGACCCTGATGGCGATGCTGGCGCGCCACGTCGCGGCCGACGTCGTGGTCATCGGCCTGATCGGCGAGCGCGGCAAGGAGGTCTCGGCGTTTCTCGAGGATACCCTGGGCGCGGACGGCCTCGCCCGCGCCGTCGTCGTCGTATCGACCTCGGACCAGCCACCTCTGACCAAGCGCCGGGCGGCCCAGACGACCCTCGCGGTCGCGGAGTATTTCCGGGACCGCGGCCATCACGTCCTCTGCCTGCTCGATTCGGTGACCCGCTACGCCGAGGCGCAGCGCGAGATCGGGCTCGCCGCGGGCGAGCCGCCGACCACGCGCGCCTTCCCGCCCTCGACCTTCAGCGAGATGGCCGCCCTGCTGGAACGGGCGGGACCGGGCGCGCGGGCAAGCGCGGACGGCGACATCACGGCGGTGTTCACCGTCCTGGTCCAGGGCGGCGACATGGAGGAGCCGGTCGCGGACAATGTCCGCGCCATCCTGGACGGTCATGTCGTGCTCGAGCGCGCCATCGCCGAGCGCGGACGCTTCCCCGCGATCGACGTGCTGAAGAGCGTCTCGCGCGCGCTGCCGGGATGCCACGGCGAGAGGGAGAACGCGTTGATCCGTGCGGCGCGACGTCACCTCGCCCACTACGATTCGATGGCGACCATGATCCGGCTGGGCGCCTATCAGGCGGGGTCGGACGCGGCGACCGACGCGGCGATCCGCATCGTGCCTGTCGTGGAGGCGTTTCTCGGCCAGGCGATCGAGGAAGCCACGCCTCCTCCGGAGTCGTTCGAACGCCTCGGCGCCTTGCTCGAAGACGACGGCGCCTGA
- a CDS encoding DUF1217 domain-containing protein, which produces MIVGFRALVPTGGLAGWRLLDRTLDSQLARAAASPAIARDVAYMEAHLPETTTAQDLVDDPRLLRIVATAFGLESEVPKKAFLRKVLESDLGDPSSFANRLTDRRYRTMAVALGLSGASGEPSTADPALLKQIGGDYVVTRFESDVGEQNEPLRLALHFRRTIGAIANAASADTSGWFAVMGQPPVREVLQTALGLPDGIGKLDIDRQKALYEAASRKLLGSPSVRALADPAKVDAVITRFVARAGLAEAAPAAGGVALLLGGGSVGAAGIMSILAARAG; this is translated from the coding sequence ATGATCGTCGGTTTCAGGGCGCTGGTGCCGACGGGCGGCCTGGCCGGCTGGAGGCTGCTCGACCGCACCCTGGACAGCCAGCTGGCGCGCGCCGCGGCCTCGCCGGCCATCGCCCGGGACGTCGCCTACATGGAAGCGCACCTGCCCGAGACGACAACCGCACAAGACCTGGTCGACGACCCGCGTCTCCTGCGCATCGTCGCCACGGCCTTCGGGCTCGAGTCCGAGGTGCCGAAGAAGGCCTTCCTGCGCAAGGTCCTGGAGAGCGACCTGGGCGATCCCTCGTCCTTCGCGAACCGGCTGACCGATCGCCGCTATCGGACCATGGCCGTCGCGCTCGGCCTCTCCGGCGCGTCGGGCGAGCCGTCGACCGCCGATCCGGCCCTGCTCAAACAGATCGGCGGCGACTACGTCGTCACTCGCTTCGAGAGCGATGTCGGCGAGCAGAACGAGCCCCTTCGCCTCGCCCTCCATTTCCGGCGAACGATCGGCGCGATCGCGAACGCCGCCTCGGCCGACACGAGCGGCTGGTTCGCGGTCATGGGCCAGCCGCCCGTCCGCGAGGTGCTGCAGACCGCGCTCGGACTGCCCGACGGCATCGGCAAGCTCGACATCGACCGGCAAAAGGCCCTCTACGAGGCCGCGTCGAGGAAGCTCCTGGGAAGCCCGTCGGTGCGCGCCCTGGCCGATCCCGCCAAGGTGGACGCCGTCATCACCCGTTTCGTCGCCCGCGCCGGCCTGGCGGAAGCCGCGCCGGCCGCCGGCGGAGTCGCCCTCCTGCTGGGCGGCGGCAGCGTCGGTGCGGCCGGCATCATGAGCATCCTCGCGGCACGGGCGGGCTGA
- a CDS encoding flagellar biosynthesis repressor FlbT, whose protein sequence is MAGLKLKLGPHERLLINGALIENGRGQVELQVLTPNTAILRLRDALHPEQVDTPTKRACYLAQLVVAGNLRPDEALPQFEHHVRALRQAFADPGCLLSLDQALRAAREGDFYRAMRAVRRLLPHEAVLMRTAVASA, encoded by the coding sequence ATGGCCGGCCTTAAGCTCAAGCTCGGCCCGCATGAGCGCCTGCTGATCAACGGCGCGCTGATCGAGAACGGCCGCGGGCAGGTGGAGCTCCAGGTGCTCACGCCGAACACGGCCATCCTCCGCCTGCGCGACGCGCTCCATCCCGAGCAGGTCGACACGCCGACCAAACGGGCCTGCTACCTGGCGCAGCTCGTCGTCGCCGGCAACCTCAGGCCCGACGAGGCCCTGCCGCAATTCGAGCACCATGTCCGCGCGCTTCGGCAGGCCTTCGCCGATCCGGGCTGCCTCCTTTCGCTCGACCAGGCCTTGCGTGCGGCGCGCGAGGGCGACTTCTACCGCGCGATGCGGGCCGTGCGGCGCCTCCTGCCGCACGAGGCCGTTCTGATGCGCACGGCCGTCGCCAGCGCGTGA
- a CDS encoding flagellar biosynthesis regulator FlaF gives MFADQATRGYRSTIQGTASPKDLEARLFAEITAGLIAADRDDRRSYGERAAALHRNLAFWDALRADLASGANRLPLPLKDGLIGLARFVQTRSARLLQEEGPLEPLIAINRAMMAGLAGRPGERHGRP, from the coding sequence ATGTTCGCTGACCAGGCAACGCGCGGCTACCGCTCGACCATCCAGGGCACCGCATCGCCGAAAGACCTCGAGGCCAGGCTCTTCGCCGAGATCACGGCAGGCCTGATCGCCGCCGATCGCGACGACCGGCGCAGCTATGGCGAGCGTGCGGCCGCCCTGCATCGCAATCTCGCCTTTTGGGACGCCTTGCGCGCCGATCTCGCCTCCGGGGCGAACCGCCTGCCGCTCCCGCTCAAGGACGGCCTGATCGGCCTCGCCCGCTTCGTGCAGACGCGCAGCGCCCGCCTTCTCCAGGAGGAGGGACCGCTCGAGCCGTTGATCGCGATCAACCGCGCCATGATGGCCGGCCTCGCCGGCCGGCCGGGAGAGCGTCATGGCCGGCCTTAA
- a CDS encoding flagellin, translating to MTSLLTNTSAMNALQTMKMVNKNLNQVQENISTGKKINSAKDNAGIWAVSSIMESDVQGFKAISDSLNMGQATVGVARNGAEQVTKLLNEMKSLIISANQENVDRAKLQSDLVNKRDQISAVVDGSQFNGLNLLKGTGDISVLASLNRTDDGVSTSSIAISRQNLEQTAATAPTVIADVMVDGSDGAAVDVADAGTTQINFGAAIAEGNKYEIRINDKTFTHIAGADDDQNDVAYALRDKIKQAYGEDIGVAITVDPTGAAVEMELTNDTGGALVVQARGSTNANGGGLSALAGLDISTAAGAADALTAIEGLIQTATDSAAALGSAQKRIEEQTSFMSKLTDSVTEGVGALVDADMEEAAARLQALQTQQQLGLQALSIANSNPQNIMQLFR from the coding sequence ATGACGAGCCTCTTGACGAACACCAGCGCCATGAACGCCCTGCAGACCATGAAGATGGTCAACAAGAACCTGAACCAGGTGCAGGAGAACATCTCGACCGGCAAGAAGATCAACTCGGCCAAGGACAATGCCGGCATCTGGGCCGTGTCCTCGATCATGGAGTCCGACGTCCAGGGCTTCAAGGCGATCAGCGACTCGCTGAACATGGGCCAGGCCACGGTCGGCGTCGCCCGCAACGGCGCCGAGCAGGTGACCAAGCTCCTCAACGAGATGAAGAGCCTGATCATCAGCGCCAATCAGGAGAACGTCGACCGCGCCAAGCTGCAGTCCGACCTCGTCAACAAGCGCGACCAGATCAGCGCGGTGGTCGACGGCTCGCAGTTCAACGGCCTCAACCTGCTCAAGGGCACCGGCGACATTTCCGTGCTCGCCTCCCTGAACCGCACCGACGACGGCGTCTCGACCAGCAGCATCGCGATCTCGCGGCAGAACCTGGAGCAGACGGCGGCGACGGCTCCGACCGTGATCGCCGACGTCATGGTCGACGGCTCGGACGGCGCGGCGGTCGACGTCGCCGACGCGGGCACCACCCAGATCAATTTCGGCGCGGCGATCGCCGAGGGCAACAAGTACGAGATCCGCATCAACGACAAGACGTTCACGCACATCGCCGGCGCCGACGACGACCAGAACGACGTCGCCTACGCCCTGCGCGACAAGATCAAGCAGGCCTATGGCGAGGACATCGGCGTGGCGATCACGGTCGACCCGACCGGCGCCGCGGTCGAGATGGAGCTGACCAACGACACGGGCGGCGCGCTCGTCGTCCAGGCGCGCGGCTCGACCAACGCGAACGGCGGCGGGCTCAGCGCCCTGGCCGGCCTCGACATCTCGACCGCGGCCGGTGCCGCCGACGCGCTGACCGCGATCGAGGGCCTGATCCAGACCGCGACCGACTCGGCCGCGGCCCTCGGCTCGGCGCAGAAGCGGATCGAGGAGCAGACCAGCTTCATGAGCAAGCTGACCGACAGCGTCACCGAGGGTGTCGGCGCGCTCGTCGATGCCGACATGGAGGAGGCGGCCGCCCGCCTTCAGGCGCTGCAGACCCAGCAGCAGCTCGGCCTCCAGGCCCTGTCCATCGCGAACAGCAACCCGCAGAACATCATGCAACTGTTCCGCTAG
- a CDS encoding rod-binding protein gives MITQTPPVGAAGSATPRPPARTADADAAAAFETAFVAEMLHAAKLVREPEGFGGGFGAEMFSSLLNRAYAEQLGKAGGLGLAETIRDRIGRDGA, from the coding sequence ATGATCACGCAAACGCCACCGGTCGGTGCGGCCGGTTCCGCCACGCCGCGCCCGCCCGCCCGCACGGCCGACGCCGACGCGGCCGCCGCCTTCGAGACCGCGTTCGTTGCCGAGATGCTGCATGCCGCCAAGCTCGTTCGGGAGCCGGAGGGGTTCGGCGGCGGCTTCGGCGCCGAGATGTTTTCCTCGCTCCTCAACCGGGCCTATGCCGAGCAGCTCGGCAAGGCCGGCGGCCTCGGCCTCGCCGAGACAATCCGGGACCGCATCGGGCGTGACGGCGCATGA
- a CDS encoding flagellar hook-length control protein FliK produces the protein MTFLSTMADGVTAAGAPAAASSALRQPASGDAPGPGFRDVMRQADGDASRPSDAPIVALPAPGGPVFAGPSPAARVFAAPLSLEDVPPGTDRDAPVAGLLGDERDDPPGETPGPDDAAVLPPDTPAPIAVAIETTRREPKPGTAQDEDRPIPATLDAAAVRPLLQRDTGRGREDASTGLPEGATGSAARTSEPAAAGSASPGETADGGIAAAGVPVERDSGLGNGPQPTQPNESPPAEPGPVARPVAPPEPGQPMPMTPPPVEPAVSPARTAAGAGPLPAHRPDAAPAAEQVAVHIARAIEDDRTTIQVNLEPPELGRVEITLDFGADRLDVTVHSARDEVLAALHKDRGGLARALQEAGLEPQGVTIRFEDRGRRSSSDTSGRPRRTTEDRPAAWPAGAGAWTPSGSALPTWSAGRLDLRV, from the coding sequence ATGACCTTCCTCTCGACGATGGCCGACGGCGTGACCGCGGCAGGCGCTCCGGCAGCGGCGTCTTCGGCGCTGCGCCAGCCGGCTTCCGGCGACGCGCCTGGACCGGGCTTTCGCGACGTCATGCGCCAAGCCGATGGCGACGCGTCGCGTCCGTCCGATGCGCCGATCGTGGCCTTGCCGGCGCCGGGCGGTCCCGTCTTCGCCGGCCCGTCCCCGGCGGCCCGCGTCTTCGCTGCGCCTTTGTCCCTTGAGGACGTTCCGCCGGGCACCGATCGCGATGCGCCGGTCGCCGGGCTCCTCGGCGACGAGCGTGACGATCCGCCGGGCGAAACGCCCGGTCCGGATGACGCGGCCGTGCTGCCGCCGGATACGCCGGCACCGATCGCCGTCGCGATCGAAACGACGCGCCGCGAGCCGAAGCCCGGGACCGCGCAGGACGAAGACCGGCCCATCCCGGCCACCCTCGACGCCGCCGCCGTTCGACCGCTCCTGCAGCGCGACACCGGCCGCGGGCGGGAAGACGCCTCGACTGGATTGCCCGAGGGCGCGACGGGCTCCGCCGCGCGCACGTCCGAGCCGGCTGCGGCCGGCTCGGCCTCGCCCGGCGAGACGGCCGACGGCGGGATCGCCGCTGCCGGCGTACCGGTCGAGCGCGATTCGGGCCTCGGAAACGGGCCGCAACCGACGCAACCGAACGAATCGCCGCCGGCGGAACCGGGTCCGGTTGCCCGGCCGGTGGCTCCACCCGAGCCGGGGCAACCCATGCCGATGACGCCTCCGCCCGTCGAGCCGGCCGTGTCGCCGGCCAGGACGGCCGCCGGCGCGGGTCCGTTGCCGGCGCACCGGCCGGACGCGGCGCCTGCGGCCGAGCAGGTCGCGGTCCACATCGCCCGCGCGATCGAGGACGATCGAACCACGATCCAGGTCAATCTCGAGCCGCCGGAGCTCGGCCGGGTCGAGATCACGCTGGACTTCGGTGCCGATCGCCTGGACGTGACCGTCCATTCGGCACGCGACGAGGTCCTGGCCGCCCTGCACAAGGACCGAGGCGGCTTGGCCCGTGCCCTGCAGGAGGCGGGCCTCGAGCCGCAGGGCGTCACCATCCGTTTCGAGGATCGCGGCCGGCGGTCGTCGTCCGATACGTCCGGCCGGCCTCGGCGCACGACCGAAGATCGTCCGGCGGCCTGGCCGGCGGGTGCGGGCGCCTGGACGCCGTCCGGCTCGGCCCTGCCGACCTGGTCGGCCGGCCGGCTCGACCTGCGGGTCTAG
- a CDS encoding flagellar hook capping FlgD N-terminal domain-containing protein, which translates to MPTIPAASPPTSPNGPSSKTVATTGTDQAAAQDFDAFLQLMTAQLRNQNPLEPLDGTAFVAQLAQFSSVEQQIKTNSKLDDLLTSAYRSSADIALGYLGRTVESAHGRVVVTGREPIAFAYDLPAVVASAAAVVSDAAGNEVARLPLDGSRTGRQPASWTPVDAQGLPVADGPYTIEVVTFDAEGDAAGTVPALTRNTVREVRPAGQETQLVLDTGGQLTSADVLAVAD; encoded by the coding sequence ATGCCCACCATTCCCGCCGCCTCGCCGCCGACGTCGCCGAACGGCCCGTCTTCCAAGACGGTCGCGACGACGGGGACCGATCAGGCAGCCGCCCAGGATTTCGATGCGTTCCTGCAACTGATGACGGCCCAGCTGCGCAACCAGAATCCGCTCGAGCCGCTCGACGGCACGGCGTTCGTCGCCCAGCTCGCCCAGTTCTCCTCGGTCGAGCAGCAGATCAAGACCAACAGCAAGCTCGACGACCTCCTGACGTCCGCCTACCGCTCGTCGGCCGACATCGCGCTCGGCTATCTCGGTCGCACGGTGGAATCCGCGCATGGTCGGGTGGTCGTGACCGGCCGGGAGCCGATCGCGTTCGCCTATGACCTGCCTGCCGTGGTCGCCAGCGCCGCCGCCGTTGTCAGCGACGCGGCCGGCAACGAGGTCGCCCGCCTGCCGCTGGACGGCAGCCGGACGGGACGGCAGCCGGCGAGTTGGACACCCGTCGACGCGCAGGGGCTGCCCGTGGCCGACGGTCCCTACACGATCGAGGTGGTGACCTTCGATGCCGAGGGCGACGCCGCCGGGACGGTTCCGGCCCTGACCCGGAACACCGTGCGCGAGGTCCGGCCGGCGGGACAGGAGACCCAGCTCGTCCTGGACACGGGCGGCCAGCTGACGTCCGCGGACGTGCTCGCCGTCGCGGATTGA
- a CDS encoding flagellar basal body-associated FliL family protein: MRRSLIVIAGLLGLGLGGGAGSYWYLTHAQAEAGHAEPPPVVMTFVDLGPRFIVPMIRESRVRSMVVLDLRLEVRSDAEEQAIRQQPRLRDSLINALFVLAGEGAFDADLYDAGAQAGIRTVLDEAARAVLGEGLGGVLITEFVRQDT, encoded by the coding sequence ATGCGTCGCTCGCTGATCGTGATTGCCGGACTGCTCGGGCTCGGCCTGGGCGGAGGGGCCGGCAGCTACTGGTATTTGACCCACGCCCAGGCGGAGGCCGGCCACGCCGAGCCGCCGCCCGTGGTCATGACCTTCGTCGACCTCGGGCCGCGCTTCATCGTGCCGATGATCCGCGAGAGCCGGGTCCGTTCCATGGTCGTGCTCGACCTGCGCCTTGAAGTGCGGTCCGACGCCGAGGAGCAGGCGATCCGGCAGCAGCCGCGCCTGCGCGATTCGCTGATCAACGCCCTGTTCGTTCTTGCCGGCGAGGGCGCCTTCGACGCGGACCTCTACGACGCCGGCGCGCAGGCGGGGATCCGGACGGTGCTGGATGAGGCGGCGCGCGCGGTGCTGGGCGAGGGGCTGGGCGGGGTGCTGATCACGGAGTTCGTCCGCCAGGACACCTGA
- the flgH gene encoding flagellar basal body L-ring protein FlgH has product MTRAAAILLTTSGLLLAGGCARFDHIGREPSMSPPGQPQAAVLPPDRAFLPYAQPAPAAIAGAGSLWQPVSLFSDQRARAVGDVLTVLIRIDDQAQIDNTTERSRASSEEANVTSLFGIDKEIDKVLPGDLSLEPGVDIGADSSTRGDGSVRRNERIELKVAALVKEVLPNGNLAILGSQEIRVNYELRDLQIAGVIRPQDISRDNTISYEKIAEARIVYGGRGQIYDVQQPRYGQQVLDVIMPF; this is encoded by the coding sequence ATGACACGCGCGGCCGCGATCCTCCTGACGACCTCGGGGCTGCTGCTGGCGGGCGGCTGCGCGCGCTTCGACCATATCGGCAGGGAGCCGTCGATGAGCCCGCCCGGCCAGCCGCAGGCCGCCGTGCTGCCGCCGGACCGCGCGTTCCTCCCCTACGCGCAGCCGGCGCCCGCCGCGATCGCCGGCGCCGGCTCGCTCTGGCAGCCCGTTTCGCTCTTCAGCGACCAGCGGGCCCGCGCCGTCGGCGACGTGCTGACCGTCCTGATCCGGATCGACGACCAGGCGCAGATCGACAACACGACCGAGCGCTCACGCGCGTCGAGCGAGGAGGCCAACGTCACGAGCCTGTTCGGCATCGACAAGGAGATCGACAAGGTGCTGCCGGGCGACCTCTCGCTCGAGCCCGGGGTCGATATCGGCGCCGACTCCTCGACACGCGGCGACGGTTCCGTGCGGCGCAACGAGCGGATCGAGCTGAAGGTCGCGGCCCTGGTTAAGGAGGTCCTGCCCAACGGCAACCTCGCGATCCTGGGCAGCCAGGAGATCCGCGTGAACTACGAGCTGCGCGATCTCCAGATCGCCGGCGTCATCCGCCCGCAGGACATCAGCCGCGACAACACGATCTCCTACGAGAAGATCGCCGAGGCCAGGATCGTCTATGGCGGCCGCGGCCAGATCTACGACGTCCAGCAGCCGCGCTACGGCCAGCAGGTGCTCGACGTCATCATGCCCTTCTAG
- the flgA gene encoding flagellar basal body P-ring formation chaperone FlgA encodes MRPLAAAALLSLIAVSPVLADVTVVVAKRTVRPGVVVTAADVGLGPIADHRASGAATRLDQVIGQEVRRALSLQRPVRLEDLGPPTAVERNSLVSVAYSRDRVRLTTIGRALDRGGLGEQIRVVNIDSRAVVVGQIMGPGMVEVAGEGR; translated from the coding sequence ATGAGACCCCTTGCCGCCGCCGCCCTGCTGTCCCTTATCGCCGTGTCGCCCGTGCTGGCCGACGTCACCGTCGTGGTCGCCAAGCGCACCGTGCGCCCCGGCGTGGTCGTCACCGCCGCCGATGTCGGGCTCGGCCCCATCGCCGATCATCGGGCATCCGGAGCCGCGACCCGCCTCGACCAGGTGATCGGGCAGGAAGTCCGCCGCGCCCTGTCGCTGCAGCGCCCCGTCCGGCTCGAGGATCTCGGACCTCCCACCGCGGTCGAGCGCAACAGCCTGGTCAGCGTCGCCTACAGCCGCGACCGGGTCCGCCTGACCACGATCGGGCGCGCCCTCGACCGGGGCGGGCTCGGCGAGCAGATCCGCGTGGTCAACATCGACTCGCGCGCGGTCGTGGTCGGCCAGATCATGGGGCCGGGCATGGTCGAGGTCGCGGGAGAGGGACGATGA